The Oncorhynchus mykiss isolate Arlee chromosome 10, USDA_OmykA_1.1, whole genome shotgun sequence nucleotide sequence AAAATCCAGTTTTAACATCCCttccttgttttgttttttgcctcTCCCATTGTATGTCCTTCAATCCTGTTCCTCTCCTTTTTATCACCCCTCATACAAGTCATAATGTTTGATGTTTTATCATCATTAAAACCCCATTCCCACCACTTACGCCATCATTTTTTCAAAGTCCTTTCCACTTTCACATCCCTTCCTTTGCCCAACTTTACACCTGTGCTCCTGATCCCATTGGTTACTTTACTCATTTAGAAAATCTAAACCAAATGTCTTCTCATATTTGTACCCAACTCTCCATCCCCCCACCATTCGCTTTACCTTGTCTCTTATCCCTTCCCCACGTAGCAGCGTCCCTGTAAACAGTCCCTTCCCGGGTCCCTATGCCGAGAGTCCCACTGGAAGTGCCTGCTCCTCACGCTGCTGATGTTTGGCTGTTTCGCCACGCTGGGATGGTGCTCCTTCTCCCGTGTCACCGTCATGGCTGCCGATGAACACGGCCTCTACTACGGCGTCCGCGCCCGCCTCTACCATGACAGCCCCTGCTCCAACGGCTACGTCTACATCCCGGTGGCCTTCCTGATCATGCTGTACCTGGTCTACCTGGTGGAGTGCTGGCACTGCTTCTCTAAAACATCCTCTCTGGCCCGGGTGAAGATCAGCAAGGTGTACAACAGGGTCCAGAGGCTGCAGCAGGCCATGCCCTGTATCTGGTGGAAGGCCATCAGCTATCACTATGTGAGACGGACACGGCAGGTGACTCGATACCGCAATGGTGACGCTTACACCACCACACAGGTGTACCATGAGCGGGTCAATACACACGCAGCCAGCTCTGAATTTGACTATGCTCAACATGGTGTAAAGGATGTATCCAAGGAGCTGCTTGGCCTTCTGGAGCACCCGGCTGTACGCCTTCGGTTCACCAAGTGTTTCAGTTTTGCCAGTGCTCGTGCCGAGGCCGCCTACCTCACTCAGCGCGCACGCTTCTTCGCAGAGAACGAGGGTCTGGATGACTACATGGAGGCACGGGAGGGCATGCACCTGAAGAACGTGGACTTCCGTGAGCACATGCTGGCCTTTCCTAACCCGGCGTGGCCGCCCTGGTTCTCTCGGCGGCGCATGTATTGGCTGATCTCAGCCCTGATGTTGTCCTGGCCACTACGGGTGGTGTCAGAGTACCGTACGGCGTATGTTCACTACCATGTGGAGAAGCTGTTTGGTGAGAACGAGGAAGTCAATGACAATGACAGCACTGAGATGGGCAACTACCGCTTAGGCCAGGAGAATGGGCAACGCGGTGGCCCCAGATTACGTGTCATATCGAGGGTCAACACTGTGGATATCACTGAACTGGAGTGGCACATTCGCTGTAACCAGCAGATGGTGCCCAGTTACTCCGAGGCCTTGCTGATGGACCTGAACACCAATAACACAACCTCTTTGCCCTCTGCGTTTACCGGGGCAACACATGTCCATATGAGGCGGAGCTCCAGCTACGTCCTACAGAGCTGCCCACGCTGCTGCAGGTCCACCAGCAGCTCCTCGCTCCCCTCGCGAGTCAGGGGAAATGTGGTAATGGGGGCAGGATCTTTGACATATGGGACAGTGGGAAGGATGGGAGGAGGAAGGTTAGCCCTCAGCCGCAGTGGATTCTCTCTGGGCCGTTTGCACACGATGCGCCAGGCCTGCCTGTTTCACTCCCGGAGCCTTGGTGCAGGGATGGGGAGTAGAGGGGATGAAGGTGGTGGGTTTCTGGGACTGGGCCTCCGCCGGGCTAATGAAGAAAGCAGAGGGGTCCTGGAGTCAGAAGGATATGAAGTGGACGAGAATAGTCTGCAgctagaggaggatagagagcaggaactagagagagtgaggaccgAGATCATGCAGGGAGTGGCATGTGTGACAGAGACACCACCAGCCTATCAGGAAGCTCTCCACTTGCCTGTGTTGATTGTCCACGGTGAGGAGAGCTGTCATGGAGGGGAGGACCTTGACGCAGGATAGTCACTGTGATTGGTGAAGGTGATGTACAGTAGAGCAGATATGCAAATCTGCTCAGGATAATGCAAGaaattagagagaggagaggagaagaaaacaGGGACGGAGGAAGAATGTGTGGCGATATCAAAAAGGTTGTTAAAGAGAGGGGTAAGGAAGGAGAaagaaaacaaatggaaaaatcaTGCTTTCCAGACCTGCGAGAAAGCAGTACTGTATGTGAAAGATGTGTAGGGAAACAAAACTATTGTGTCACAGTAGATTAAATGACAGTTATGTAGTTGCTCTTCTTAAAGAGACAGTAATATGTGTGTCCCATTGTCCACAATGAACAACAATCGCTTTGTATCTTTGTTCATGAATGTATGGAAGTATCAAGGAGCTGCTGAGTTAGCACTTAACATCAGGAGTAGTTCATTTTTCACCAAGCTATTAGATTAATTCAAGGGGCACTGTATAATGTGTAAACTTACAGAACTCCCTGTTAGATGCGGAGCAAAACTCTAATGCCAATAAAAAATAAGCAATTACCATTCCACAAAGAGTATTACCATTCCACAAAGAGTATTACCATTCCACAAAGAGTATTACCATTCCACAAAGAGAGTATTACCATTCCACAAAGAGTATTACCATTCCACAAAGAGAGTATTACCATTCCACAAAGAGAGTATTACCATTCCACAAAGAGTATTACCATTCCACAAAGAGTATTACCATTCCACAAAGAGATTATTACCATTCCACAAAGAGAGTATTACCATTCCACAAAGAGAGTATTACCATTCCACAAAGAGTATTACCATTCCACAAAGAGAGTATTACCATTCCACAAAGAGTATTACCATTCCACAAAGAGAGTATTACCATTCCACAAAGAGTATTACCATTCCACAAAGAGAGCATTACCATTCCACAAGGAGAGTATTACCATTCCACAAAGAGAgcattaccattccacaaagagagtattaccattccacaaagagtattaccattccacaaagagagtattaccattccacaaagagtattaccattccacaaagagagcattaccattccacaaggagagtattaccattccacaaagagattattaccattccacaaagagagcattaccattccacaaggagagtattaccattccacaaagagattattaccattccacaaagagagcattaccattccacaaagagagcattaccattccacaaggagagtattaccattccacaaagatattattaccattccacaaagagagcattaccattccacaaagagagcattaccattccacaaagagagtattaccattccacaaagagagcattaccattccacaaagagagcattaccattccacaaagaGAGTATTACCATTCCACAAAGAGTATTACCATTCCACAAGGAGAGTATTACCATTCCACAAAGAGATTATTACCATTCCACAAAGAGAGCATTACCATTCCACAAGGAGAGTATTACCATTCCACAAAGAGATTATTACCATTCCACAAAGAGAgcattaccattccacaaagaGAGCATTACCATTCCACAAGGAGAGTATTATCATTCCACAAAGAGAGTATTACCATTCCACAAAGAGAgcattaccattccacaaagagagcattaccattccacaaagaGAGTATTACCATTCCACAAAGAGATTATTACCATTCCACAATGAGTATTACCATTCCACAAAGAGAgcattaccattccacaaagaGAGTATTACCATTCCACAAAGAGAGTATTACCATTCCACAAAGAGATTATTACCATTCCACAAAGAGAGTATTACCATTCCACAAAGAGAGTATTACCATTCCACAAAGAGATTATTACCATTCCACAATGAGTATTACCATTCCACAAAGAGAGTATTACCATTCCACAAAAAGGGTATTACCATTCCACAAAAAGGGTATTACCATTCCACAAAGAGAGTATTACCATTCCACAAAGATAGTATTCCCATTCCACAAAGAGTATTACCATTCCACAAAGAGATTATTACCATTCCACAAAGAGAGTATTACCATTCCACAAAGAGATTATTACCATTCCACAAAGAGAgcattaccattccacaaagaGAGTATTACCATTCCACAAAGAGAGTATTACCATTCCACAAAGAGAGTATTACCATTCCACAAAGAGAGTATTACCATTCCACAAAGAGTATTACCATTCCACAAAGAGAGTATTGTAATAAGATTTGATATTACTTTTagataataaaacaaataatCAATTTAGCCAATACACTAGTCGTGATGAGGCTTATGTCACCTACTCGCCTTCCTCGAGAACATGCAGATCGAGAGGCCAACAATATTGTCCATGATATGACATCAGAGATATAGTAAATAATCTTTTAAGAGTTAAGTGCACAATTTTCGCATTTTATGCTTTTAAGATGATCtctttaataaataaaaaatccctcTCAGCAATTTGCCCTTCACCACAATTCAAAAGGGCTTTTCCCATGTCTCAGTTCTGCCCACTGTTGCAATTATACATCATGATCAAGTATGGATTTAATGCGGTAGAGTACATACTCACACTAACACTCACACTACCCCAACCCCCCACCCCTCGCTCAGCTGATGCCATTAGGAGCACCAAATGTGATCGATGCTCGGAAGGCTTGGGACCATAGCCAAAAACTGAGCATGCTAAGACACACTTCTATACATcagcattagaggtcgaccgatgaaTCTGAATTTttgttatacctttatttaactaggcaagtcagttaagaacacattcttattttcaatgatggcctaggaacggtgggttaactgccttgttcaggggcagaacgacagattttcaccttgtcagctcaggggatccaatcttgcaaccgtacagtcaactagtccaacgctctaaccattgcactccacgaggagcctgcctgttatgcgaatgcagtagaagccaaggtaaattgctagctagcattaaacttatcttataaaaaacaatcaatcataatcactaatcCAGTttggcaggcaatattaacctggtgaaattgtgtcatttctcttgcgttcattgcacgtagagtcagggtatatgcaacagtttgggctgcctggctcattgcgaactcatttgccagaattgtaagtaattatgacataacattgaaggttgtgcaatgtaacaagaatatttggacttagggatgccacccgttagataaaataccaaacggttctgtatttcactgaaataataaacgttttgttttcgaaatgatagtttccggattcgaccatattaatgaccaaaggctcgtatttctgtgtgttattatgttataattaagtctgatttgatagagcactctgactgagcagcagcaggcccgttatcattcattcaaacagcactttcgtgtgttttgccagcagttcttcgcaagcacagcgctgtttatgacttcatcATCCTAATGACTGGTGttaccgatgtgaaatggctagctagttagttgggtgtgcgctaataccgtttcaaacgtcactcacttttagatttggagtagttattccccttgcgctgcaagggccgcggcttttgtggagcgatggataACGCTGCTTCAAGTGTGGCTGTTGTCCGgaaacggaagctatactgttacactggcaatactaaggtgcctataagaacatccaatagtcaaaggtatatgaaatacaaatggtatagaaataaatagtcctataaattattattaactacaacctaaaacctcttaccttggaatattgaagtctcatgttaaaaggaaccaccagctttcatatgttctgagcaaggaacttaaacgttagcttttttacatggcacacatttttgcTTGGCACGTATTGCAtattggcacatattactttcttctccaacactttgtttttgcattatttaagccaaattgaacatgtgtcattatttatttgaggctaaattgattttattgatatattatattaagttaaaataagtgttcattcaatattgttgtaattgtcattattacaaataaataaatcggccgattaatcggtatcggcttttttggtcctccaataatcggtatcggcgttgaaaaatcgtaatcggtcgacctctaatcagcATACACACATGCCAGTAAGTGGACAAATTATTCAgcacaataataacaataaagtGATACATTGTTGTGAATGTGGACCGACATTTCAAAGAATGGCCATGTAAACATTTACAAGTATGAAGATATTGACACGGTCGAGGACAGAGGTACCGAACAACTAAGTGTGTTGGGTGACTCATCTCAATCCTATCAGCACTCTAAAACCACACCTTATCTTGAAAAGAGTCCTGTATGTATTCATTCTGCTGTGTCTAATGTGTTACCAGTACAAATTCAAATTGTTGTTGATGAACATGATGATTATGATGGTGTTGGTGGTACAGAAGCACTAATAAAGTAAGTCTGGATATATCTACATGTTCTGATAACTGATAATAATGCTCTCTATATTGACTGAGAATAACAGTGCAATCTATTTGATTTTAAACTACCGGTGTATATGGGAAATAACATCTCCCTCTAGTGACAAGCACAGTAACTGTTTGAAATACCATCAGGTCTACCATTACTGTTGTTGTAACCAGTGTTGTTGTACCTACATATTGTAAccagatttatatatatatatattttttacagaaTTAGAAGTGTTGGTTTTGGTTCTCACTACATCCATGCATGACTGTCTGCATGCAAGCAAAGCAACCAATTTCATTTCATTTGGCTCCTAGTCTCCCTCCCTCCGACCCTAAGCTCGTTTTAAAGGGCTAGGCACCCGTCACATTTCATATGACAAAGGAGAGTCTGCACATCAGCTGCATGGGAATCTACCAGTAATTGTTAAATATAGGTACAAACCCTTcaggtgaagaggagagaagaaactGCTGCAGCACATGTTCCATTTTCAGATGTGACCATTTTCACACTGGTAAGTGGCCCTTCCAAGATTATAGACATACATTCAGTATTATGAGTTTGTATAAATCAGAGCAAAGTGTTTAAACTCTGAAAGCAAAACGTGGTACTATGCAGTTATGCAATAACTTTGGTAACCACAATGTAATTATAATGCAATTATGCAGGCAGTTACAATTACATataatgttttattgtcacatgcaaCGTGTTATCCAGAAATGACTTTGGTTTCACTTATGACGCCAAATGTAACACTGTCCTTTTGTGGTTGAAAAGGTGTCTTGAGTGTTTGAAATGTGTTAGCTGACGTTACTAGCACTGGGGAGAGATAAGCTCAACAGTAAGCTACCTGCAGACGTCTCATGGGCTGATGAATCAGACTGATGCTGCTGTCATGAACATTTCGGTGTTTATTCATATTTAGTGGTTTTAAGATGGTGTTGAATCACTAGGCTACACCTCAGTGCAAATCCAAGTAGGATGTTTATGCTCTACTTTGGTTgttgcacagtgtgtgtgtgtgtgtgtgtatcctcagTGATTTTCCTTCAATATTTCACTTTACCCCGGCCCGTACAATGTCTCAGGAGCAGGTGAATTCTGTTTTGAACAACATGTAGAGCCTGTTGGCAGAGGCAACGCGGCTAAGGGCCGAGTTCCATGAGCAGAGCACACAGTTGGCTCTAGTGAAAGCTCATCAGAGGGGGGAGGGCCTGGGTCAGCAGAGAGAAGCAGCAAAGCTAGACATGTTTAACAAACGCAGGCAGCTGGAGCAGCTCCTGGACACCAAGGCTGCCGTTGAAGCAAAAGAAAGACAAGCTTGCAAACTCAGCAAGCAACTGTAAgagattggagagggagagggagtaaagaagagggcagagaggagagggatggattgATGTTGAGAGGAGGGAATAAATGTGGCAGTGTTTGGGAATGGAGACTTATTGTAGTTAATGCCATTTATAAACTGGGCgggtcgagccctgaatgctgattggctgataaCCATcttatatcagaccgtataaaACGGGTATGACAACATTTATTTCATGTGTCAGTGGTTGGGAATGGAGACTTACTGTAGTTAATGCCATTTATGAAGGTTGTGATGGAGTGAATCTGGAACAATGTTTGTTATTTATTTGCAAACCTTTTTCTCATAAAATGTTCCCACTGTAACTCATATTCAGTACTAGAAAATAACTAGTAACAATGTAACTGTACTTCATTAATAATGACTTCATAATCAATAAAGTTTTTAGTAATGACAGAGATTTTGCTTTGACAAAAACACATGAAATACACATGAAATGTTTGACTTTCACAGCTGTTACATCAATCAGTATACATTGAGCCGGTCATTTTA carries:
- the LOC110533965 gene encoding transmembrane protein 151B-like, whose translation is MRGGPDSGPPDCRSLGQIPMLTVKSLLVRNKIMPAVNVTGEAPLLNGGRREEQRPCKQSLPGSLCRESHWKCLLLTLLMFGCFATLGWCSFSRVTVMAADEHGLYYGVRARLYHDSPCSNGYVYIPVAFLIMLYLVYLVECWHCFSKTSSLARVKISKVYNRVQRLQQAMPCIWWKAISYHYVRRTRQVTRYRNGDAYTTTQVYHERVNTHAASSEFDYAQHGVKDVSKELLGLLEHPAVRLRFTKCFSFASARAEAAYLTQRARFFAENEGLDDYMEAREGMHLKNVDFREHMLAFPNPAWPPWFSRRRMYWLISALMLSWPLRVVSEYRTAYVHYHVEKLFGENEEVNDNDSTEMGNYRLGQENGQRGGPRLRVISRVNTVDITELEWHIRCNQQMVPSYSEALLMDLNTNNTTSLPSAFTGATHVHMRRSSSYVLQSCPRCCRSTSSSSLPSRVRGNVVMGAGSLTYGTVGRMGGGRLALSRSGFSLGRLHTMRQACLFHSRSLGAGMGSRGDEGGGFLGLGLRRANEESRGVLESEGYEVDENSLQLEEDREQELERVRTEIMQGVACVTETPPAYQEALHLPVLIVHGEESCHGGEDLDAG